In Equus caballus isolate H_3958 breed thoroughbred chromosome 7, TB-T2T, whole genome shotgun sequence, one DNA window encodes the following:
- the THY1 gene encoding thy-1 membrane glycoprotein gives MNPTIGIALLLTVLQVARGQKVTSLTACLADQSLRLDCRHENTTATPIQYEFSLTRETKKHVLFGTVGVPEHTYRSRTSFTSKYNIKVLYLSSFTTKDEGLYTCELRLSGQPPVVSNKTVSVLRDKLVKCEGISLLAQNTSRLLLLLLSLPLLQAMDFISL, from the exons ATGAACCCCACCATTGGCATCGCTCTCCTGCTGACAG TCTTGCAGGTGGCCCGTGGACAGAAGGTGACCAGCCTGACGGCCTGCCTGGCAGACCAGAGCCTTCGTCTGGACTGCCGCCATGAGAATACCACCGCCACACCCATCCAGTATGAGTTCAGCCTGACCCGTGAGACAAAGAAGCATGTGCTCTTTGGCACCGTGGGGGTGCCTGAGCACACATACCGCTCCCGGACCAGCTTCACCAGCAAGTACAACATCAAGGTCCTCTACTTATCCAGCTTCACCACCAAGGACGAGGGGCTCTACACATGCGAACTCCGCCTCTCTGGCCAGCCTCCTGTTGTCTCCAACAAGACTGTCTCTGTGCTCCGAG ACAAACTGGTCAAGTGCGAGGGCATAAGCCTGCTGGCCCAGAACACCTcgcggctgctgctgctcctgctgtccctgcccctcctgcAGGCCATGGATTTCATCTCCCTGTGA